TTTAGGTATTTAACAACACTAAATAATCTTGGTTGTGCAAACTGAACAACTTGCATTGAGCAAATGAAAGAAATGGATGAACATGGATTCTGGAGTCCAATAGTCTAAAAGTCTTCCTAAAACTAATATAGTatgcaaaagttttttttttgttgttgtgggAGATATTATTTCAATTTACAAACACCATATCTACTACTATGAGGCTAACCATAAAACTGTGCTCAAAATGTATGAACCGTCCTCTAATATGTGCTCAAAATGTTGATCTCCGTTAATATGGAAAAAGATCAAACCTCAGTAGGAGCAAAACTTCATAGATTAAGGCTTTCCCCAGTTTCTCTTTCAGAGTACCATTCCCTGACCTAAAAGCATAAAATGGAAGATCAAAATTACCCAtttctttttttaaaagaaaaagaataaaattgtaagagaaaaaataaaattgtaaatatcaaggactgtaagaaaaacaaaatcaaaataattcATCTATTTCCAGACCCATAGTAATTGCCGCAACTACAACATATGTATATCCACTAATAAAACATTTAACTTTAAGGATATCCACCATGAAAGACAAAAATAAGCAAAATATGGCAAGATTGAGATGACTTACAAAGGAATGTGTAGAAGGAACTCCACTGGACCACAAAAATCCTTGAAATTGAACTTCTCATCATTGCAAATTAGAACCGAAGCAAAAGTTTTCGACAATTCCCCAATTAGATACGAAACAATAGCTGCTACTAAAATCTATAACGGAACCAAAACAGAAACGGTTCATAAAATCACACTCAATAAACCTGGATAGCACCAAAAAGAACCCATTTTTATGATCCAATGAAAGAGCATACATATACCTTCACTGAAGTAGagatttattaataatacaaaaaaGCAGAAAAATTTCGTATGTTTCGTTAGAGAACAAcaattcaaccttgtgattaactGAAATGCAGAGAGGAATATACCTTCACAAAAATCCTAATAACTCAGAGAGGAATATGGAGAATTTAAATTCTTCGCAAGAGTGGGAAATCTTCTTTACCCATTTCTATGTTTGACTTCTCCACGTTCTTGAACAACCAACAAACAAAAATACACACTGTTGCTTAAGGAAAACAAATTAGAGAGCTCGTTTGGAGCTCCACCGGTTACTCTAGCACCAGGAAGCAAGGGGAATTACCAATTATTTTGAGCAAAAATGTCACCTTAATTTCTCTTATACAATGTGTGAAATTCGTGGGAATAAAataataccaaatcaaaaatcaaataaacCCACAATCAGAAACAAACCCATCATCAAAACCCACTTCCTAATTTGACCATTAAACACAAAAACAGGGtattaaagagaaagagagaTCGACCTTGTTTAATAGTTTGTCCATTCTATCATATCTGGTAAACAGTTGCAAACCCATATGATGAATGAGAAATAACGTAGATGTTAATACCATTGAATGAGAATTTTTTACTTTCGTTACGGAAGAtcaatcaagaaccctaattttggcatatggAGATTGGAGGAACTGGAGTGTAGGTAGGAATAAATTTCTTACTGTAACCCTAGCAAAAAGGAAACGAAATGTTCATTGTGTTGAGTTAATGGCTAGAGAAAAGCGGAGGAGTGGTTGCAGACATGCGTTTCGTTTTTTCGTTGAATCGAATCGAAATACTTAAGAGGGTGGTATATTATTTGGTGGCTTAATCGTGACCATCCTTTgtattaccaaaattcctttatATTACCAAAATGTAAATCTTCCAAATTCTCCAACCTAGGAATTAGGATCAATCTGGATCGTCCTTTATATGTCCGAACTGTAGAGAGCCGTCGATGTAGGAAACACCACTGTCCTTTATAATATAGATTCATCTTtctcgtaactagttcaaatgactcataagactagttgaagagttgttcaattgcttatgtcTTTATtcataaacacaattgaaacaaaatcggtttgatccacttgaatcaattcatgaacaatatagccacggtttgcaaagattgcattccttataatttattgttttaatttcatgaactaccggtttgagatatcaccagcttgagtacgcgtacgggtatgcgtaccttagctatcggatttgagtttacaaactcagcagaaattttcggttcgaaaacttccgtgagtacgcatacgggtatgcgtacctaaggtgactggtttactagtttgtaaacttacaaactccagcagaaattttcggtatgaaaacttccgtgggtacgcgtaagggtacgcgtactcaacctgtctccttcaccaataccgcatgcacacatacgcacgcacttggcttccggcacttatacactaatgtgcgaatatactatatatgcttatatccatagatggtaatctcaactctacatttcaatcattggaacattcttttataatgttataacaatcgttattcacgactatcgtcatcaaagctattttcaagattgaaacgtcatcatgactttcgccaagggtaaagatgaaaatggttaaagcgaaagcttaccaacacatatttggagaaaaagataggcgagtaaactcggctcgaaatagtaaatgtgtgtgtatgaaaactatcatacttacatgactttgtctcaagagtaggagatagaatagacttttgagtgataaataggttcaagtctccacataccttttagtcggatgaagatccaccggttcctagagtagttcttcgtcttcgtaagatgatcaccatggagtctatagattcaactacacttgactatcctagaccgagacttagtcataagtaaactaggaattaagacatatagttttgatcactaatattgaaaaatatgcttgagatagcaacgcatgcgagttcgaccgagcaatgctctaacaatctcctcttttgtcaattttagtggaaaaactatcaatacataaggattacaaaaaagataaaactttgtagcttctcgtacacattcttgatctccttggtgcttcaacattactcgaaatcttcgtcacttccaagtactccaatgattccaaaggttgtaagtttagcatcatcgttgttgaagttatgtatccataacaataagaaaacaaaagctctcgatcattgttatacagtgccataatattattatacatcatcaaagttctcgtatcacaacttagacaataatactatggtgatatgtatcactcacccttagtcaatacttcgtctcaacacgaaaaccaccccccttacataatgatccgaaaaccatatgtatttttagtgtgaactacatattaattctccccctttttgtcaataaaattggcaaaggtacgaaaacgggattctcatgaaattctcatggagacactttaataccaaagaaaagtacatatcaactttgatttgatgcaatcataaagccgaagctaaatgcattcatcacggagtatataaagatacaagataactcctcaaatattccacagccgcactcttcacaaagatatggaaattaagcgcaagttcaaaagaactctcccccattagatgtcattcccgaaagaacaacaagagcgaccttactttcacaagaaaagaagaattttctttggacaccaaaaatcacaaaggaaatgattttgtatccaaaattctcaattaaattaaccacaagagaacccatgattagtttaatcggaatacacaaccaaattaaccacaaaagaattcGCGATtattttagttggaaatgctcacataagaagacttatggatccgcacagtacatacatacgaatatggatcagggaagatcaatactgcgaaataacaaggattcattctattttccatcactatttgcacaatgacatataatagacataatcctcgtaaacaaaagttcatcctatcttccatcaatatttgcatagtgacatatactaggcttaaaacttttttcatgtcaaaagttcattcattctcttatcaatacatgcatatcgacatatgaaagacataacttttgacagggtatgggacaatcatagttcacggatgcaaacacacatatcccataacatattatatataaaaccataaatattaatactgcaaaaatcagtCTTTATCCTTAGAAGGTAAAAttaatctttttcgcacggatttactccaagagtggttatcaaaagcgtataaaaagattttcttaacaaaaaagaacatacaaagtcattaatgaccatgcatcatagttcacataagacgattgtgaacattcaagaatcccatagcaatccGTATTACTGCTaattcttgaatttccttctttgtgattcaccaacatcattcttgtaaaagctacaaatgagcttagaagagaattatCTTTAATCGATTTGAAACTTTGATCTTTAATCGATttgaaactttcatatttatcctTAGAATGCGTATCTTCATGTGTCCAAAATTTTAGTagttctgaaaattatctttaaTCGATTTGAAACTTTCCCGATTGCCACAGATGATGAACACCATTGCTTGGGCATTTtccaaatgattaacttgaatcaaaatagatcatgaacaataaaatattctcaattaagTTTGTTAAGTACATGAACAACTATTGCTtgaagcttgactcaaaatttcttcctTGTAATATCtattagaagtcatacgacatagtctcatatagataAAATGGTAATACTTGTGAGTAAAttgaatggttcagtcttcacatacctcatttttgatgaagttctccaaatgtcttttcTTGATCTccggtcttcaatcttcaagggttattcaatgatgtctgatactcaattaccaaactctaacctagtatgagacttgacttaagtagactataaatcaagttaTAGTTTTATGCTACTAACATTgataacaagattgagataaaaaaacttgcgagttcgaccgagcactgctctaacaacTATAAATAATGGAGtcttgtattcttacaaactcatctcTCGACAcacaacttaattgattatgtgGGAAGCCAACTTGTTAAGAGATATGAataatataattaggtgaaatatcttgcaCCACCTTTGTTTAGAGTCTTCTTCGGAATCAAGAAGCTTTTAgaagtaccgttggtaggaaacaaaattttattgttattttagttttcaattaattCATTTGTTACGAACTAAAGGTGTTGTTATCCTAGGTAGATCAAACTTGTTTATTCCATGGTTGTTAGaggatagctcggttgaacccaccaagcgttggtatgtcaagtttggttgtcatattttagtgaatcaaaactcatgttaagagtcgcttgattatgtactagagtcaaattcgtataggttagcttgaaagtattaggatatgagactttacaagtattgcgaagacttgaagatgtgaagaagcaaggagatacaacgacaacatcatccttccacttgaggttagtgatatttgacttaaactatttcattccctaacatatctttcaatttgtgcatattgaaaacaaaactgcgaagcatgtttgaactctagataaacatagtattaaggaatacaatacgaggtttattgcttaaccattaaactttgtagataagacatcgacatagtcatttaaatgctattgtgattatgtatgggtatgaggtgaggatttcatcctagggaacaatgttttacatgtgttctaaggaagtaaattcatgaacttggtttgtgaatcgaaaaggaaatcgccaggtgttattagtattgttattcattgcatatcttgtgaacaaccaatatgtgtgattagtataaccgttcatgacttgtttgtgttcttggtaaaactattcataaaggcctgacttatgtattagtatgacttttattagtgaaaccgatcttaagtaatcacctgagacggtacgatcgagtttgtgattttatgtctgaccaaatctgggaaaaggggaaccgatcctagtaagaggtgcagtacatcacaaaggggaatcgatccttgtatgaggtgcaacaagtttatagcagaaaggggaaccgatcctatggacatgtgcaacacgtttttaggcaaagaggaaccgaccctatggacatgtacaacacatataagttagataccatatatatgtggggaaccgattctagtacctagtcaaccgaatttggaaagctagtgtgaccaagcacagtactcacatggaggtagaaccgaaacttgttttggtagaaccattacacccatgatttgtgattgagtgttcttaatcaatcgcatggttcttgaaagtcagatgaaccaattctaaacttgtttggaagtgtggcaaatcggtttcaaggttgtaagtatgaaagaggacttacaaagtaatgatatcgacatactttgaacatgtgctttgaaagttaatctttaattgttcaaagttattccttaatagctaagggaagagaatcccaggatcgaaacataaataagttaagaatcttttaattaaggttattaatttcatttttaggaaaataagaattagtaatgtgcatttactaattagatattttccaagagatttcgatcattatttttggacagagcatttccaggaattatggaaaccgaatttgtgccttaatgaatatcttgagaatattttcggttttggaaattccttggtgtccaaacttccttgtctataaatatcgaagtttgcatttctagcaaactaatccttcgtaacaacaagctacCTCttattgtgctgctactggtgaatccgcctattcggagaggagagtaacctaattaggcgaaatctcttatggccgctcgttttaaagtcttctttgggattgagaagctctattagtaccgttgcggtttattttttgttttcgattgatttgattgactaacggtggttgaactttgattgcacctagtttgtttaggcTTGaggatattctcttctgatataagattcactcaaactagttcagagtttcgacagggatctttagactgttgttagttctaaatacgatcttgtgataattcattgttaacagactccgttctgtgcgtgattgatcacaagagattcaagtgattgtgtgaaggtatttatttaagatctaagaagatttgaagacaaagaagagtttgaagattctgatttgaggttcataatctttggtgtgcacaacggtaaaaagaggatccaactataataggttttattcttgtgatagaattggattgattagttgtgtaaatcggcatcaacacatttatttggattaagagtgttgtttgcaaaatcttaacgattactttgtccgactcatatcacttggttgaagagagttgataccaaacagatttgttgttcctttactgtttggaatacgaaccaaaggaattgttccaagtacgtgacttattcataagttggaggtgtgggaatacatacggaactaggtgagatataggtttagttgcttggtctcaactatacgtagttaggtttaattttgtgtagcggcttaatcctgagagtattcaattctggacaaggtcccggggtttttctgcatttacggtttcctcattaacaaaatcttgttgtgtcatttacttttattttccgcattataattgttttattataattaaagtaaattacacaaaacattaattcctatttacttgataagtgatcccattgtgtttggttaagtccgaacctttttatcaagtaaacatacttcgttgttgtattgtatcgatctcgtatccatagacgatcatacgaagtgtgaaccgattagttgcattgtctcgactcagtccatagacaatcactttcgaagaaaggacttataggtaggaaaagttttagattgaggtatatttgggtaccctcgtcttttcaattggtaccagagcaggcaaacacgaaaagatctaacaatctgtgtttggtgcgatccaacctataagaaattgaatccatgaTCGATTCGATTAACATTTCAAGATCCTTATAAGATCTTCAACAAGATTCAGATGAATATTTCTCAGCTCTTGTCAAGATGGTAGATAAAGGGATTGAACAAAACCAGTCATTTACTGATGAACTCAGTAATATCATAAGTGATAGAAAGCTGGTAAAAATTATGGATGATTCCAAATTAAAGGATTCTCTAAGTTGTTTAATACCAACATCTAGATGTCGTAAACAACCTAAAAATAGACAGTCCATGTATTTCTTTCAAGAAGGATGGAGTTATTTAAATCAGAAAATTTGTTTTGCAAAACATCTAATCAATCGTGTTAAGAATCTTTATAAGAATTTAACAATTCATCCTAAACCTGGTAAACAATGTCTGGGAGCGTTTGTACTTAAAACAACTTCACCATTCCAGTGGTTTctagatagtggatgtagtagacatatgacaggcgaTCTCTCTTGGTTCACAAGGACACAAGACTACAAGGGAGGATCTGTAACATTCAGAGATGGAAGCAGCTGTCTTATTAGCAAGAAAGGTATTATCAAACTTCCTGgtattcctgaaattcatgatgttgtttatgttaaaggaatgaaagtaaatcttttgtttgttagtcaaatttgtgattaacgtaacaaagttatcttcaatatgaaaggttgtgatattgaagataagtccGGAATAATAATTTTTCGAGGACGTAAGTATGAATTATTGTTACCTTCTTGATATACAATCCAATCTGTACTGTAATGACAAAGGTTGAGTCAACCCATTTGTGGCATGAACGGTTTGGTCATATTAACTACCGAATGCTTAGAAATCTCATTAATCATGAACTTGTTAAAGGTGTTCCAAAAATTAacactaaagtagaaggtgtttgtggggcatgccaaaagggtaagcaaggaaaaattccTCACAAACTTTCTCGAGACATAGCCACTCTTGCTTCTCTCGATCTTATTCATATGGATCTATTTGGTCCTATCCAACAAGCATCCGTTGGAGGAAATAAGTATGCTTTAGTAATGGTAGATGAC
This portion of the Papaver somniferum cultivar HN1 chromosome 11, ASM357369v1, whole genome shotgun sequence genome encodes:
- the LOC113323875 gene encoding uncharacterized protein LOC113323875, with protein sequence MVLTSTLFLIHHMGLQLFTRYDRMDKLLNKILVAAIVSYLIGELSKTFASVLICNDEKFNFKDFCGPVEFLLHIPLSGNGTLKEKLGKALIYEVLLLLSFDESGGIPFKSKFDARNCTWKVFG